The Castanea sativa cultivar Marrone di Chiusa Pesio chromosome 11, ASM4071231v1 genome contains a region encoding:
- the LOC142616905 gene encoding protein neprosin-like, producing MNAEINLWNPHVQQSNEFSLAQFWMTGDNNGAIIDTIEAGMMNDGYQSGCYNVQCPGFVQIDNRIAFGATFLPYSVYGGTQTSVNLYVFKDNVYGHWWLQVNHMYLMGYWPSSLFSFLSNSAVRVTWGGEVVNQRSGGQHTTTQMGSGHFAEEGPSRASDFQNLKVIDHEQVLREPRDIHVVVTNPSCYNLLRHNDFFFYGGPGRSLNCP from the exons ATGAATGCAGAAATAAACCTGTGGAATCCCCATGTCCAGCAATCAAACGAGTTCAGCTTGGCTCAATTCTGGATGACAGGTGATAATAATGGTGCAATCATTGATACAATTGAAGCTGGAATGATG AATGATGGATACCAAAGCGGTTGCTACAATGTGCAGTGCCCTGGCTTTGTTCAAATCGACAACCGGATAGCGTTTGGGGCAACCTTCTTGCCTTATTCCGTATATGGTGGTACCCAAACTTCAGTCAACTTATATGTCTTTAAG GACAATGTATATGGACACTGGTGGTTGCAAGTTAATCATATGTATCTAATGGGATATTGGCCATCCTCCCTATTCTCGTTCCTGTCTAATAGCGCCGTAAGGGTTACATGGGGAGGAGAGGTGGTAAACCAAAGATCTGGTGGGCAGCACACCACAACACAAATGGGCAGTGGTCATTTCGCTGAAGAAGGGCCCTCCAGGGCTAGTGATTTCCAAAATCTCAAAGTTATAGATCATGAACAAGTTCTCAGGGAACCTAGGGACATTCATGTAGTCGTTACGAATCCCAGTTGCTATAATCTCTTAAGACATAACGACTTCTTTTTTTACGGTGGTCCTGGTAGAAGCCTCAATTGTCCATGa